In Gimesia benthica, a single window of DNA contains:
- a CDS encoding PVC-type heme-binding CxxCH protein, protein MKRFSHRCAVSSLKSAGWAVALCLSLFVTSFATAGPLVYEGTEGPGKGKHIVFLAGDHEYRSEESLPELARILAKRHGFKCTVLFNIDPETGEIVAGNSNIPGMEALKSADLAVVFLRFQNLPKEQMQHLDDYLKRGGPVVGMRTATHAFNMPESAPFSKYSYQSKDKDYEKGFGHQVLGQTWVGHYGTNHKQSTRITIIDDKKQHPILRGVKDIWVQAGGYVGKPIDGEVLTMAQPLNGMQPDSPADETKPPMPSEWTRTYTSASGKKGRVFTTLYGTPEDLLNDGYRRMLVNACYWALGMEDAIKADANVDFVGPFEPNTFGFGTYAHGIKPEAYAGFKSPIPANHNTKRTDTPQKGGKKAAPKKKKGKPTSKSKEPTASLATGKPARFVRIELPGDKRILTLAEVEVLSGGKNVAKGAKATQSSTMGSAVAAKALDGNKSADWGKGGQTHTSNSGSKNPWWEVDLGRAVDVDKVAIWNREGFEGRLEDFTLTLLDANRKEVFRLTKIPAPFSMEIDVKNKGKLEYLTHSGKAGVPYKSTSKSVGAESGSQVEDPTLVAVPADYRDPIPFKFQEGDVVAILGNGLPDRMQHDGWLETLLQSELQGKKVRFRNMSVSGDQVDSFPRSKGAATTTEMLRHVKADVVLAFFGYNESFQGVKKAGDYQKRLVDFVRKTRGSKANGKSFPRIVLFSPIAHEDTGNKNVPDGKAHNVQLEAYTRATAAAAREAGVAYVDLFHPSQQMFQESSTPLTINGIHLTEEGNKQLAEIISSALFGHQVTASQTMEPLRSAVLDKNYKWNNRFRARDGNDVWGGRSILKFTDDQTNAEVLQHELSMLDVMTNNRDPLIWAKAKGEDYQVDDSNVPAPVKVISNVGGGSKSSSAVKEGNLNYISGQEAIEHMALADGFEVSLFADEKQFPELVNPVQMQFDTKGRLWAAVWPTYPKWEPLKEMNDALLILHDDDNDGKADRVTEFARIQNPLGFEFWNGGVLVASAPEIVFLKDTDGDDVADVRTVMLQGLDSSDTHHAANNLIYGPDGAIYWQSGVFMVHNHEHPWGPSLQASESAMYRFDPRRFTISMHAINSPNPHGISFDYWGYHYATDGTGGRAYQVRPEKGGFKMHELLKKEVRPVTASEVVSSAHFPESMQGDFLICNVIGFLGIKHYDLARNATDGTVWGEPAGDDLTVMRLNADGSKTEDKSKGLMMSGDKNFRPADAIFAPDGSLYFCDWHNVIIGHMQHNVRDPNRDHQHGRIYRMTAKGRPLQKPVAIDGEPIPALLENLKSPIDGIRHRTRVELSERDTDAVIAATEEWIKQFDPNKKEDAHHLLEALWLHQQHNVRNLELLGLLLKSPEPHARIAANTVKHLWFNVEGTMRGGVIAETEEAETKKSGILSDTPELTTIRIGTVRERMRYDVTKLTVKPGKKVKLTFANPDFMPHNIMLVNPGKADEVGLAAIALGASGFSVGFIPDSKEILWHSQLVDHGQEEVIEFVAPTQEGAYPYICSFPGHHLLMRGTMYVTNDLKAYLAKNPEKEKKITKWKLADLTQDLKRVGQHRNFSRGQEIFTKLACAQCHKINEHSHTLGKNLAIGPNLDEVVKKHKHDPKAVLAEILEPSRKIEDKYRTVLFVLDDGQTINGNIVTEDDKSVTILTGPPQVKQKKVSKDSIEFQRTSPISIMPADLLNTLDKEEILDLLAFVLSGGNAKSDAFHHHH, encoded by the coding sequence ATGAAACGATTCTCCCACCGCTGTGCCGTATCTTCTTTGAAATCTGCAGGCTGGGCTGTTGCCCTGTGTCTGTCGCTGTTTGTGACCAGCTTTGCCACTGCGGGGCCGCTGGTTTATGAAGGGACCGAGGGACCTGGTAAAGGCAAGCATATTGTCTTCCTGGCCGGCGATCATGAGTATCGCTCGGAAGAATCGCTGCCCGAACTCGCCCGCATCCTGGCGAAGCGGCATGGGTTCAAGTGCACGGTGCTGTTTAACATCGATCCCGAGACCGGCGAGATTGTCGCCGGCAATTCGAATATTCCCGGGATGGAAGCCCTCAAGTCGGCAGATCTGGCAGTCGTGTTTCTGCGGTTTCAGAATCTGCCTAAGGAACAGATGCAGCATCTCGATGACTATCTGAAACGGGGTGGCCCGGTGGTTGGGATGCGTACCGCCACGCATGCCTTCAACATGCCTGAGTCGGCACCGTTCTCGAAATATTCGTATCAGAGCAAAGACAAAGACTACGAAAAAGGGTTTGGTCACCAGGTACTGGGACAGACCTGGGTCGGACATTATGGAACCAATCACAAGCAGAGCACGCGCATCACTATCATTGACGATAAGAAACAGCACCCGATTCTGCGGGGCGTGAAAGATATCTGGGTGCAGGCCGGCGGTTATGTCGGTAAGCCGATCGATGGTGAAGTGCTGACGATGGCGCAGCCGCTGAACGGGATGCAGCCCGATTCCCCTGCCGATGAAACCAAACCTCCCATGCCTTCCGAATGGACGCGTACTTACACTTCGGCTTCCGGGAAAAAAGGACGTGTCTTTACGACCCTGTATGGAACGCCTGAGGATCTGCTGAACGATGGATATCGCCGGATGCTGGTGAATGCCTGCTACTGGGCACTGGGGATGGAAGACGCGATCAAGGCTGATGCGAATGTGGATTTCGTCGGCCCGTTCGAACCGAACACATTCGGTTTTGGAACCTACGCACACGGGATCAAGCCGGAAGCCTATGCCGGGTTCAAGAGCCCGATTCCCGCAAACCACAATACCAAGCGGACAGACACTCCCCAAAAGGGAGGCAAGAAGGCAGCACCGAAAAAAAAGAAGGGCAAGCCGACCAGTAAGTCGAAAGAGCCTACCGCGTCCCTGGCGACCGGTAAGCCGGCCCGTTTTGTGCGAATTGAACTCCCTGGTGACAAACGGATTCTGACCCTGGCGGAAGTGGAAGTTCTCAGTGGCGGAAAGAATGTTGCCAAGGGGGCGAAAGCCACTCAGTCGAGTACGATGGGATCAGCGGTCGCCGCCAAGGCTTTGGACGGGAACAAGAGTGCGGACTGGGGCAAAGGCGGACAGACGCATACATCGAACTCAGGTTCGAAAAATCCCTGGTGGGAAGTCGACCTGGGCCGTGCGGTTGATGTAGACAAAGTGGCGATCTGGAACCGGGAAGGTTTCGAAGGACGCCTGGAAGACTTCACCCTGACGCTGCTGGATGCGAATCGGAAAGAAGTGTTTCGGCTGACGAAGATCCCTGCCCCGTTCTCCATGGAAATTGACGTCAAGAACAAGGGCAAGCTGGAATACCTGACCCACAGTGGAAAAGCGGGTGTGCCTTACAAGTCGACTTCGAAGTCGGTCGGTGCGGAATCGGGGAGTCAGGTTGAAGATCCGACGCTGGTGGCAGTGCCGGCTGATTATCGTGATCCGATTCCCTTTAAATTTCAGGAAGGCGATGTCGTCGCGATCCTCGGTAATGGGCTGCCCGATCGGATGCAGCATGATGGCTGGCTGGAAACTCTGCTGCAGAGTGAACTGCAGGGTAAGAAAGTTCGTTTTCGCAACATGAGCGTGAGTGGTGACCAGGTAGATTCGTTTCCGCGGAGCAAAGGTGCCGCGACAACCACCGAGATGTTACGGCATGTGAAAGCCGACGTCGTGCTGGCGTTCTTCGGTTATAACGAATCCTTCCAAGGCGTGAAAAAAGCGGGCGACTATCAGAAACGGCTGGTCGATTTCGTCAGAAAGACACGCGGTTCCAAGGCGAATGGCAAATCATTCCCGCGGATCGTGCTGTTCAGCCCCATCGCCCATGAAGATACCGGCAACAAAAACGTGCCGGATGGAAAAGCACACAACGTTCAGCTGGAAGCATACACGCGGGCCACGGCAGCAGCAGCCCGAGAAGCGGGTGTCGCGTATGTCGATCTGTTTCACCCTTCCCAGCAGATGTTCCAGGAGTCAAGCACACCTTTGACGATTAACGGAATCCATCTGACCGAAGAAGGTAACAAGCAGCTGGCGGAGATTATCTCCTCTGCCCTGTTTGGACATCAGGTGACCGCGTCTCAGACAATGGAACCGCTGCGGTCTGCCGTGCTGGATAAGAATTACAAATGGAACAACCGCTTTCGTGCCCGTGACGGGAACGACGTGTGGGGGGGGCGTTCGATTCTCAAGTTTACTGACGATCAGACCAACGCCGAAGTGCTGCAGCACGAACTGTCGATGCTGGACGTGATGACGAACAATCGCGATCCCCTGATCTGGGCGAAAGCCAAAGGGGAAGACTACCAGGTTGACGACAGCAACGTGCCTGCTCCGGTGAAAGTGATTTCGAATGTCGGTGGCGGCAGTAAGAGCTCAAGTGCGGTCAAAGAGGGGAACCTGAACTACATCAGTGGCCAGGAAGCGATTGAGCATATGGCGCTGGCTGACGGGTTTGAAGTCAGTCTGTTCGCGGATGAAAAACAGTTCCCCGAACTGGTCAACCCCGTGCAGATGCAGTTCGATACCAAGGGACGTTTGTGGGCGGCTGTCTGGCCGACCTATCCCAAGTGGGAGCCGCTGAAAGAGATGAACGATGCTCTGTTGATCCTGCACGATGATGACAATGACGGCAAGGCGGATCGCGTGACCGAGTTTGCCCGCATTCAGAATCCGCTGGGTTTTGAATTCTGGAACGGGGGCGTGCTGGTCGCGTCTGCACCGGAAATCGTGTTCCTGAAGGATACCGATGGAGACGACGTGGCCGATGTGCGGACCGTGATGCTGCAGGGCCTCGATTCCTCGGACACCCATCATGCGGCCAATAACCTGATTTACGGTCCCGATGGCGCCATCTACTGGCAGAGTGGCGTGTTCATGGTACATAACCACGAACATCCCTGGGGGCCTTCGCTGCAGGCCAGTGAGTCAGCCATGTATCGCTTCGATCCACGGCGGTTCACGATTTCGATGCACGCGATCAATTCACCCAACCCGCACGGGATTTCGTTCGATTACTGGGGCTATCATTATGCGACCGATGGGACCGGCGGACGGGCTTACCAGGTCCGGCCGGAAAAAGGCGGGTTCAAAATGCACGAGCTGCTCAAGAAAGAAGTTCGTCCTGTGACCGCCAGCGAAGTGGTCAGCAGTGCGCACTTCCCTGAGTCCATGCAGGGGGATTTCCTGATCTGTAACGTGATCGGGTTCCTGGGCATCAAACATTACGATCTGGCCCGCAACGCCACCGATGGTACCGTGTGGGGTGAACCGGCGGGCGATGATCTGACCGTGATGCGTTTAAACGCGGACGGATCGAAAACGGAAGATAAATCCAAGGGGCTGATGATGAGCGGGGATAAGAATTTCCGTCCCGCTGATGCCATTTTTGCTCCCGATGGTTCGCTGTACTTCTGCGACTGGCACAACGTGATCATTGGACACATGCAGCACAACGTTCGCGACCCCAACCGCGATCATCAGCATGGTCGTATTTACCGGATGACAGCCAAGGGGCGTCCGCTGCAGAAACCGGTGGCCATCGATGGCGAGCCGATTCCCGCCCTGCTGGAAAATCTGAAATCGCCGATCGACGGCATTCGTCATCGGACCCGCGTCGAATTGAGCGAACGCGATACCGATGCCGTGATTGCCGCGACGGAAGAATGGATCAAGCAGTTTGATCCCAATAAGAAGGAAGACGCACATCACCTGCTGGAAGCACTCTGGTTGCATCAGCAGCACAATGTCCGGAACCTGGAACTGCTGGGGCTGCTGCTCAAGTCGCCCGAGCCACATGCCCGCATCGCCGCGAATACGGTGAAGCACCTCTGGTTCAACGTAGAAGGCACGATGCGTGGTGGTGTGATTGCTGAAACGGAAGAAGCCGAGACCAAGAAGTCGGGTATTCTGAGCGATACACCCGAGCTGACAACGATTCGCATCGGGACGGTCCGCGAGCGGATGCGTTACGATGTGACGAAGCTGACCGTCAAACCGGGCAAGAAGGTAAAACTGACGTTTGCGAACCCCGATTTCATGCCGCATAACATCATGCTGGTGAATCCCGGTAAAGCGGACGAAGTCGGACTGGCAGCCATTGCCCTGGGGGCCAGCGGGTTTTCTGTGGGCTTTATTCCTGACAGCAAAGAGATTCTCTGGCACAGCCAGCTGGTGGATCATGGTCAGGAAGAGGTGATTGAATTTGTCGCTCCGACCCAGGAAGGGGCTTATCCTTATATCTGCTCGTTCCCCGGTCACCACCTGCTGATGCGGGGGACCATGTATGTGACCAACGATCTCAAAGCGTATCTGGCGAAGAACCCGGAGAAAGAGAAGAAGATCACCAAGTGGAAACTGGCCGACCTGACCCAGGACCTGAAGCGGGTTGGACAGCATCGAAACTTCTCGCGGGGACAGGAGATTTTCACCAAGCTGGCCTGTGCCCAGTGCCATAAGATCAATGAGCACAGCCACACGCTGGGCAAGAACCTGGCGATTGGCCCGAACCTGGATGAGGTCGTGAAGAAGCACAAACACGATCCTAAAGCGGTTCTGGCTGAAATCCTGGAGCCTTCACGGAAGATCGAAGATAAGTACCGCACGGTGCTGTTCGTGCTGGATGACGGTCAGACCATCAACGGTAACATTGTTACCGAAGATGACAAATCGGTCACGATTCTGACCGGACCTCCCCAGGTGAAACAGAAGAAGGTGTCGAAGGATTCGATTGAATTCCAGCGGACTTCTCCCATTTCGATTATGCCCGCCGACCTGCTGAATACGCTGGACAAAGAGGAGATTCTGGATCTGCTCGCGTTCGTGCTGTCCGGCGGGAATGCGAAGTCGGATGCGTTTCATCATCACCACTAA